In the Candidatus Bathyarchaeia archaeon genome, one interval contains:
- the albA gene encoding DNA-binding protein Alba, with protein sequence MASASTNSIFVGRKPVMNYVLACITLLQGGAQEVSVKARGRAINRAVDVVEVVRKRFMPDVKVKETNAPMNVSTIEIILSK encoded by the coding sequence TTGGCATCCGCATCCACGAACTCCATCTTCGTCGGCAGGAAGCCGGTGATGAACTACGTCCTCGCCTGCATAACGCTCCTCCAAGGAGGGGCCCAGGAGGTCTCCGTGAAGGCGAGGGGGAGGGCGATAAATAGGGCCGTGGACGTCGTCGAGGTCGTTAGGAAGCGCTTCATGCCCGACGTCAAGGTGAAGGAGACGAACGCCCCGATGAACGTCTCCACCATAGAGATAATCCTATCCAAATGA